A window of the Henckelia pumila isolate YLH828 chromosome 3, ASM3356847v2, whole genome shotgun sequence genome harbors these coding sequences:
- the LOC140886450 gene encoding CBL-interacting serine/threonine-protein kinase 14-like, with product MTLEGLISKAEDAAAGEEISLNLFKKYEVGKLLGCGAFAKVYHGRDLRSGRSVAIKAMSKQRVMRKNLVAHIKREISIMHKLDHPHIVRLLEVLATKTKIYFVMEFAKGGELFTKVAKGRFSEDLSRKYFQQLISAVGYCHSLGIYHRDLKPENLLLDDNWELKITDFGLSAVVTDQIRPDGLLHTLCGTPAYVAPEILAKQGYDGAKIDVWSCGVILFVLNAGYLPFNDTNLMAMYRKIYKGDFRCPKWTSPELKRLLSRILDPNPASRITLDEILLDPWFQKGETETESKTKPKEYLSSVDHHEEYSGRFLNAFDLISYSSGTDLSGLLGDPVSSEMFVSAETPERIIQRIQEEAAAEEGMMRVVKSKGMMRMLKLLVKNNNNSCELTVGVKRLTEELVVVDVTIGGLEGGDIWYDRLKPRLSDLIHQSEHNISGDVTHSHLLGESNH from the coding sequence ATGACGCTGGAAGGATTAATTTCAAAGGCGGAGGATGCCGCCGCCGGAGAAGAGATTAGCCTGAATCTGTTCAAGAAATACGAGGTGGGAAAACTCCTGGGCTGCGGCGCCTTCGCCAAAGTGTACCACGGCCGCGACCTCCGCAGCGGCCGAAGCGTGGCCATCAAAGCCATGAGCAAGCAACGCGTGATGAGGAAGAACCTGGTGGCGCACATTAAGAGGGAGATTTCTATCATGCACAAGCTGGACCACCCTCATATCGTGCGCCTCCTGGAAGTACTCGCCACCAAAACTAAGATCTACTTCGTCATGGAATTCGCCAAAGGAGGCGAGCTCTTCACCAAGGTGGCCAAAGGCAGATTCAGCGAGGATCTCAGCCGCAAGTATTTCCAGCAGTTGATCTCCGCCGTCGGTTACTGCCACTCGCTGGGTATTTATCACCGTGATTTGAAGCCCGAGAATCTTTTGCTGGACGACAATTGGGAGCTCAAGATTACTGATTTCGGCCTAAGCGCCGTCGTCACCGATCAGATTCGACCCGACGGTTTGCTCCACACATTATGCGGAACCCCGGCTTACGTTGCGCCTGAGATCCTCGCAAAACAAGGCTACGATGGTGCCAAAATCGATGTTTGGTCCTGTGGAGTCATTCTTTTCGTGTTGAATGCTGGTTACTTGCCTTTCAACGATACCAATCTCATGGCTATGTATAGAAAGATCTACAAAGGAGATTTCCGTTGTCCCAAATGGACCTCCCCGGAGCTCAAGCGCCTCTTGTCTCGCATCCTCGACCCCAACCCCGCCTCAAGAATCACCCTCGATGAGATACTCTTGGATCCTTGGTTTCAAAAGGGGGAGACTGAAACTGAGAGTAAGACTAAACCCAAGGAATATTTATCATCTGTAGATCATCATGAAGAATATTCCGGCCGTTTCTTGAACGCCTTCGATTTGATCTCCTACTCCTCCGGCACTGATCTGTCGGGGTTATTAGGGGATCCCGTTAGCTCAGAGATGTTTGTGTCTGCCGAGACGCCGGAGAGGATAATCCAGAGGATCCAGGAGGAGGCGGCGGCGGAGGAGGGGATGATGAGGGTGGTGAAGTCGAAGGGGATGATGAGGATGTTGAAGCTGTTGGTGAAGAATAATAATAACTCATGTGAATTGACGGTGGGGGTCAAGCGGTTGACGGAGGAGCTGGTGGTGGTGGACGTCACGATTGGTGGTTTGGAAGGTGGTGATATTTGGTACGACAGATTGAAGCCACGGCTGAGTGATTTAATTCATCAATCGGAACACAATATCTCCGGCGACGTAACTCACTCCCACCTTTTGGGGGAATCCAatcattaa